In the Leptotrichia sp. oral taxon 212 genome, one interval contains:
- a CDS encoding NUDIX domain-containing protein, which translates to MQFNLNSDVSFILEQLNKNGSGFLVGGAVRDLIMGRVPGDYDFATDIEYARLKEIFADYSPKEVGAHFGILIIKVNGKSYEIAKFRKEKGIYNSRYPKEIKFINSIDEDLARRDFTINALAYNEKTGVIDLYRGKKDIKYRTIRFVGNPKLRIEEDALRIMRAFRFISKLGFSLDKKTAEAIYEKRRFLSKISKERIFDELSKILLGSYVKKALYEMKNLGIFEFIIPEFKYTYKFKLGDFKNKNNLFNHIVNTVDFCKRDLITRLTALFHDLGKINTRIIDAKGNSFYYGHEKESALIAEEKLRQLKASKDIIFSVKNIILNHMTVEQDLSVKELKKLIMGLGKENLSRLFDLMLANMNSKTDLDKEKEKILIYRLKDRIEEIEKMGKIPDIRDIAISGVDLINSGFEAKEIGKIKNEVYNLVLGEELENEKETVISYLSEKYNLGTFKREKSCGAVVYNPKKHSFLIIKMLNGNWGFPKGHTEDQETDIQTAIREVMEETGINIEILDGFKKSIKYIPFPEVLKEVIFFIGITEEEKVTIDKDEIEDYMWCSYEEALKMITYKPQRDVMESSLQFIKNYYGDDKNDIPG; encoded by the coding sequence ATGCAATTCAATCTGAACAGCGATGTCAGCTTTATACTGGAACAACTGAATAAAAATGGAAGTGGATTTCTTGTCGGTGGAGCTGTCAGAGATTTAATAATGGGACGTGTCCCAGGAGATTATGACTTTGCAACAGATATCGAATATGCCAGACTAAAGGAGATATTTGCAGATTATAGTCCAAAAGAAGTAGGAGCACATTTTGGAATACTCATAATAAAAGTAAATGGAAAAAGTTATGAGATTGCCAAGTTTAGAAAAGAAAAGGGAATATATAACAGCAGATATCCAAAAGAAATTAAATTTATAAATAGTATAGATGAAGATCTGGCAAGACGTGATTTTACAATAAATGCACTCGCATATAATGAGAAAACCGGAGTGATAGACTTATACAGGGGAAAAAAGGATATAAAATATAGAACAATAAGATTTGTAGGAAACCCAAAACTCCGTATTGAAGAAGATGCATTAAGAATAATGCGCGCATTCAGATTTATTTCAAAACTTGGTTTCAGCCTGGATAAAAAAACTGCAGAAGCCATTTATGAGAAGAGAAGATTTTTGAGTAAAATTTCGAAGGAAAGAATTTTTGATGAACTTAGTAAAATTCTTTTAGGCTCTTATGTGAAAAAAGCGCTATATGAAATGAAAAATCTTGGAATATTTGAATTTATAATACCTGAATTTAAGTATACATATAAATTTAAGCTCGGTGATTTTAAGAATAAAAATAATCTTTTTAATCATATTGTAAACACAGTAGATTTTTGTAAAAGAGATTTAATTACCAGACTGACTGCATTATTTCATGATCTTGGGAAAATAAATACACGGATTATAGATGCGAAAGGAAATTCCTTCTATTATGGACATGAAAAGGAGAGTGCGCTCATTGCCGAAGAAAAGCTTCGTCAGCTGAAAGCCTCAAAGGATATAATTTTTTCAGTAAAAAATATCATACTTAATCATATGACAGTAGAACAGGATTTATCAGTGAAGGAATTAAAAAAACTTATTATGGGGCTCGGTAAGGAAAATCTATCCAGACTTTTTGATCTGATGTTAGCAAATATGAATTCAAAAACTGATTTAGACAAGGAAAAAGAAAAGATTTTAATTTACAGGTTAAAAGACAGGATAGAAGAAATAGAAAAAATGGGAAAAATTCCTGATATAAGAGATATTGCAATATCAGGAGTAGATTTGATAAATTCAGGATTTGAAGCAAAGGAAATAGGTAAAATAAAGAATGAAGTATATAACCTGGTTTTGGGTGAAGAACTTGAAAATGAAAAGGAAACTGTAATCAGCTATTTATCTGAAAAATATAATTTAGGTACATTTAAGCGGGAAAAATCATGTGGAGCAGTTGTCTATAATCCAAAAAAACATTCATTTTTAATTATAAAGATGCTGAATGGAAACTGGGGCTTTCCTAAAGGACATACTGAAGATCAGGAAACAGATATTCAGACTGCCATAAGGGAAGTGATGGAAGAAACAGGAATAAATATAGAAATATTAGACGGATTTAAAAAATCCATCAAATATATCCCATTTCCTGAAGTCTTAAAGGAAGTTATATTTTTCATCGGAATAACGGAGGAAGAAAAGGTTACAATTGATAAGGATGAAATAGAAGATTATATGTGGTGCAGTTATGAAGAAGCCTTAAAAATGATAACTTATAAACCTCAGAGAGATGTTATGGAAAGTTCATTGCAATTTATAAAAAACTATTATGGAGATGATAAAAATGATATACCTGGATAA
- a CDS encoding DUF3343 domain-containing protein, with protein MRKKKLKAVVTFHTTAESIKFEKACKRENVKGRLITVPREISAGCGFAWCSDLKLKEKLKEVCGMENIDSEIHEIYR; from the coding sequence ATGAGGAAAAAAAAATTAAAGGCGGTAGTAACTTTTCATACTACCGCTGAAAGTATAAAATTTGAAAAGGCATGCAAGAGGGAAAACGTGAAAGGACGTTTAATAACAGTTCCAAGGGAAATTTCTGCGGGATGTGGATTTGCGTGGTGCTCTGACTTAAAACTGAAAGAAAAATTAAAAGAAGTATGTGGGATGGAAAATATCGACAGTGAAATCCATGAAATATATAGATAA
- a CDS encoding aminotransferase class V-fold PLP-dependent enzyme: protein MIYLDKAATSYHKPEEVAKAVYEAVKATGNSGRGANSVSLNTTKMLYDTREKLCKLFNGKDSSRITFAHNATEALNIVIRGLFKEGDHVITTEAEHNSVLRPLYRSRREENTELTFIKCDKKGRLEISEIEKNIQKNTKAIICTHASNLTGNIMDIEKIGKICRENNLIFIVDASQSAGSIPIDIERQNIDVLCFTGHKSLYGAQGTGGLYVREGILIDPLKVGGSGIDTYNIEHPAEMPERLEAGTLNSHGIAGLRAGIDFINRTGLEKIHSREKELMWRFYNGIKDIKNIKIYGEFFDADGREIDRIAIVSINLGDIDSAEICDILNIEYDIVTRAGGHCAPLMHKALETDIQGAVRFSFSYFNTEEEIDVAINAIKEIAESF from the coding sequence ATGATATACCTGGATAAAGCTGCTACTTCTTATCATAAGCCTGAAGAAGTGGCAAAGGCAGTATACGAGGCTGTAAAAGCTACTGGAAATAGTGGAAGAGGAGCAAATTCTGTTTCACTGAACACTACTAAGATGCTCTATGATACAAGAGAAAAACTTTGCAAGCTTTTTAACGGAAAGGATTCATCACGAATAACTTTTGCTCATAACGCAACAGAAGCTCTAAATATTGTCATTAGGGGACTGTTTAAGGAAGGAGATCATGTTATTACTACAGAAGCTGAACATAATTCAGTTCTGAGACCTCTTTATCGTAGCAGAAGGGAAGAAAATACAGAACTCACCTTTATAAAATGTGATAAAAAAGGGAGGCTTGAGATTTCAGAAATTGAAAAAAATATACAGAAAAATACTAAAGCCATAATATGTACTCATGCATCGAATCTCACTGGAAATATAATGGATATAGAAAAAATAGGAAAAATATGCAGGGAAAATAATCTGATTTTTATAGTTGATGCATCTCAAAGTGCAGGAAGCATACCTATAGATATTGAAAGACAGAATATTGATGTACTGTGTTTTACTGGACATAAAAGTCTGTATGGTGCTCAGGGGACTGGAGGATTATATGTCAGAGAAGGTATCTTAATAGATCCTCTAAAAGTTGGTGGAAGCGGAATAGATACATATAATATTGAACATCCTGCTGAAATGCCTGAAAGACTTGAGGCCGGAACTCTTAACAGTCATGGAATTGCAGGACTTAGAGCTGGAATAGATTTTATAAACAGAACAGGGCTTGAAAAAATTCACAGCAGGGAAAAAGAACTTATGTGGAGATTTTATAATGGTATAAAGGATATAAAAAATATAAAAATTTATGGAGAGTTTTTTGATGCTGATGGCAGGGAAATAGATAGAATTGCCATTGTTTCAATCAATTTAGGCGATATTGACTCTGCGGAAATATGTGATATACTTAATATAGAATATGATATTGTAACAAGGGCAGGAGGGCACTGTGCTCCTTTGATGCATAAAGCTCTGGAAACTGATATACAGGGGGCTGTAAGATTCAGTTTTTCCTATTTCAATACAGAAGAAGAAATAGATGTGGCGATTAATGCAATTAAAGAAATAGCAGAATCCTTTTAA
- the yedE gene encoding YedE family putative selenium transporter, translating to MELSNSKKGLFVFGLLAGLVAVVLAMSGNPKNMAICVACFIRDMAGSMKFHTAAVVQYFRPEIVGFVLGSFIISNFTKEYKATGGSSPVIRFFAGVAMMIGALVFLGCPLRMIIRMSAGDLSAYIGFIGLLAGIATGTFFLKRGYSLEKKVEIRKENGYIFPAVLVLLLILSATTGLFAVSQKGPGSMHAPLLVSLAGGIIFGIIAQRARICFAGSFRDILLMKNFELATPIFGMFIVLLIFNIATGNFKFVAYGPVAHPQVIWNILGLYIVGLAGILMGGCPLRQLILAGQGSSDSVIAVLGMFVGAGIAHNFNLAGAAAAKATATTPAAAGGPGINGQIAIVVCIIYLLIVGFIGSKKDNK from the coding sequence ATGGAATTAAGTAATTCAAAAAAAGGTCTATTTGTTTTCGGTTTACTAGCAGGACTAGTTGCAGTTGTATTGGCAATGTCTGGAAATCCTAAGAATATGGCAATATGTGTTGCATGTTTTATAAGAGATATGGCAGGTTCAATGAAGTTTCACACAGCTGCAGTAGTCCAGTATTTCAGGCCGGAAATAGTAGGATTTGTTTTGGGGTCCTTTATTATTTCTAACTTTACAAAAGAATATAAGGCAACGGGAGGTTCATCACCTGTAATAAGATTTTTCGCAGGTGTGGCAATGATGATAGGGGCGCTTGTATTTTTAGGATGTCCTTTAAGAATGATTATACGTATGTCAGCAGGAGATCTTAGTGCATATATTGGATTTATAGGACTTCTGGCCGGTATAGCAACTGGAACTTTCTTCTTGAAGAGAGGATATTCCTTAGAGAAAAAAGTTGAAATAAGAAAAGAAAATGGATATATATTTCCTGCAGTATTAGTTTTACTGTTAATATTAAGTGCAACTACAGGTCTTTTTGCTGTAAGTCAGAAAGGTCCTGGAAGTATGCATGCACCTTTACTTGTTTCTTTAGCAGGTGGTATCATATTTGGTATTATTGCACAAAGAGCAAGAATATGTTTTGCAGGAAGCTTCAGAGATATACTTCTTATGAAAAATTTTGAATTGGCAACTCCAATTTTTGGAATGTTTATTGTATTGTTAATTTTTAATATAGCAACAGGAAACTTCAAATTTGTTGCTTATGGTCCAGTAGCTCACCCTCAAGTAATCTGGAACATTTTAGGTCTGTATATAGTTGGACTTGCTGGAATACTTATGGGAGGATGTCCGTTAAGACAGCTAATTCTTGCAGGACAAGGTTCATCTGACTCTGTAATAGCTGTTCTTGGAATGTTCGTAGGTGCAGGTATAGCACATAACTTCAATCTGGCAGGAGCGGCAGCTGCAAAGGCGACTGCAACAACTCCGGCAGCAGCAGGAGGACCTGGAATAAATGGTCAAATTGCAATTGTAGTATGTATAATATATTTACTGATAGTAGGATTTATAGGAAGTAAGAAGGATAATAAATAA